The genomic segment GTGGGAGAGGGTGTTTCCGTTGGACGAGCCGCTATGGAAGAAGCTCAGCTCTGGATGCGCGCGAGCTCCACGCCCAGGGGACAGACGCCCACCGTGGCCTGACCGGCGATGTTCCCCGAAGGACCCAGCAGGTACAGCTTCCCGGGCTGCGTGCAGTCACCCGGCGCGGTGAAGAACAGCTGCCCCCGATCGTCGACGGTCAGGTCGCCCACGTCGGCGATGCCGTTCGGCTTCAGCGCGTTGGCCGGGGGAAGATGGAACTGGCGCGTCGCCGGGTTCCACGCCGTGATGCCGTAGCCGAACCCGCCGACGTACAGCACGTCGGGGTTGCCCAACGCCTCCAGCGAGGTGGGAAAGGTGCCGAACCCCGTGTTGTGCGACTCTTCGGTCAGCGTCTGCAGGTTCACCACCGAGAGCGAGCCGTTCGCCTTGCCGAAGTTGCCGGAGTGGAGCACGTACAGCCGGTCGCCCAGCACGGCGCCCGCCGCGGGGTTCACGCCGCTGAGCGGGATCGTCTTCACCACCCCAAGCGCCGGGTTGAGCACCGTCACCGAGCCCGGCCCCGCGGGCGCGAAGTTCACCAGGTTGCTGTTGATGACGAACGTCGCGCCGTTGCCCGCCACGATGGCCTGCGGATACACGCCCACCGCGATCTCGGCGCCCGCCTGCCCGCGCCGGACGTTCACCGGCGACACGGTGTTGCGCCCCGGATTGGCGACCAGCGCCACGGAGTCGTTCACGAACGCCACGCCCGTGGCCCCCGAGTTGGCCGGAAGCGCCACGCGGTGCGACACCACGCCGGCGGCCAGGTCCACCACGGCGGCGAAGGGGTAGATGCCCAGCGGCACCACCGCCACGTTGCCGCGCACCGCCAGGTCTACCGGGCTGCTGGCGGCCTGGGCCAGGCCCACCGTGCGCTCCGTTCCGCCTACTTCCAGCGGCACGATGCTGAGCGTGTTGTCGACGCTGTTCACCACCACCACCGCCAGCTCTTCGCCATCGGGCAGGGCGGGGTTGCGGTCGCACGCGGCCGAAAGCGAGAGGGCGGCCAGCGCGGCCATCCCCATCAGGCGGCGGATCAAACGAGTTTTCATCATCTCGATGGATTTCGTGAAGGTAGCTGCGTGCGCTGGATGCGCACGTCCAGGCGAGCCCGGCGGCCGGGCTCGGGGTATCCCGCGATCAGGTGCCCTTTTTCGTCCAGCGCGCGGTCCACGTCCAGCGCGGTGGAAAGCGCCCACGCACCCAACCGCCAGTCGCGAGCCACGCGCAGCTGCGTGGCCCAGAAGCCGGGGATGACGTTGGCCTCCGTGGGCGTGGGGTTCCGCGCACCGGTGTAGCGGACGCGCGCCTCCGCCCGCCACGGGCCCACGCCCCACTCCGCGCCCATCCACCCGGAGTGACGGGGGCGATACACGACCTGCACGCCGTCGTCATCCGTGCCCTGGCGGTCGTAGGTGATGCGCGCCAGCGAGTACGACGCGTTCACCCGCAGTCCCTGCCCGGCCAGCACGGCGTCGGCGCGAAGGTCGATGCCGCGGCGGTGCGCGTCGACGTTGCCGGGGGTCCAGCGGTCGTTGAAGCGGCGCATCCACACGATCATGCCGCGCACGTCGCTGTCGTAGGCGGTGGCGTAGGCGGAAAGGGACACGCCGCCCAGCGTCGCCGCGGTGGATGCGCCCATCTCCCACTCGTTGGGGATGCGCTCCGGGCGCAGGTCGGGGTTCGGGACGATCCCCACGCCGCCGCGAAAGAACTGGTCGCCCAGCGACGGCGGGCTGTACGCGCTGCGGTTGGCCAGCTGCACGCGTACCGGCCCGTCCATCCGCACGGTCAACGCGCGGCTGGCGTACCAGTTTCCGCTCACCCCGTCGCGGTCCACGCGAGCCTCGGCCGAGAGCGCGAGCGTGCGCCGCAGCACGCGCACGTCGTCCGACGCGTGGGCGAAGACGCCGCCGCCGTACTGGGTGCGCGGCGCCTGCTCCGAGAGCGCGGCCTCCACGTGCTGGGCCAGGGCGTCCACCCCCAGCCCCAGCCGTCCGCGGCGGAACCCGGTAGATGACTCGACGCGCGCGTTGAGCATCCGCACCCGCGTGGTGTCGTCGTACGGCAGGCCGAACGGGGGCGCGGGGTCCGCGTAGCGCGCGCGCTGCACGGCGCCGGAGACCAGCGCCGAGGCCGGGCCGCGCCGCCACGCCAGCGACGCGCGCCCGCGCTCCATCCACTGCCGCGCATCCGGCGAGGGGGTGTGGCCGGTGCCGGGCAGTCCGCGCTCCAGCGTTTCCCATCCCCCCCGCACCCGCAGCTCGCCGCCCGCCAGCCTGCCGGTGAGCGCCGCGAAGGCCCCCGCCTCGAACTCGTCGGCGTTGGTACGATGGACGCGCGTGGGATCGCTCGGGTCACGCGCGTAGGCGAACCGCCCGTCCACCGCCCGCGTGTGCGCACCGGCCTGGATGGCGGCCCCGCCGAGCGGCGCGCCCCACTCGCCGCGCGCGGCCCGCTCG from the Longimicrobium sp. genome contains:
- a CDS encoding TonB-dependent receptor, which encodes MRRSLLALLLWIAVPASLTAQRPGEVAGRVAEAGTDAPLEMAAVELPELGIRVWTDGAGRFAIRGVEEGAHRVRVTRAGYAGWTSEVRVRNGEAAWLSIPLARHVLLLDTVSAVTTVPDPQRDGTVVTRAAIEASGARTAADVVARAPGVTVRESGPTGSRTVSIRGSGADAVLVLVDGAPLNDPVSGEADLSAVPASAIERVTVLPGAHSARYGARAGAGVVLIETRAGEVPPAAELSGGTLGERAARGEWGAPLGGAAIQAGAHTRAVDGRFAYARDPSDPTRVHRTNADEFEAGAFAALTGRLAGGELRVRGGWETLERGLPGTGHTPSPDARQWMERGRASLAWRRGPASALVSGAVQRARYADPAPPFGLPYDDTTRVRMLNARVESSTGFRRGRLGLGVDALAQHVEAALSEQAPRTQYGGGVFAHASDDVRVLRRTLALSAEARVDRDGVSGNWYASRALTVRMDGPVRVQLANRSAYSPPSLGDQFFRGGVGIVPNPDLRPERIPNEWEMGASTAATLGGVSLSAYATAYDSDVRGMIVWMRRFNDRWTPGNVDAHRRGIDLRADAVLAGQGLRVNASYSLARITYDRQGTDDDGVQVVYRPRHSGWMGAEWGVGPWRAEARVRYTGARNPTPTEANVIPGFWATQLRVARDWRLGAWALSTALDVDRALDEKGHLIAGYPEPGRRARLDVRIQRTQLPSRNPSR